A portion of the Capra hircus breed San Clemente unplaced genomic scaffold, ASM170441v1, whole genome shotgun sequence genome contains these proteins:
- the EMD gene encoding emerin has product MDDYAVLSDSELAAVLRQYNIPHGPVVGSTRKLYEKKIFEYETQRRRLSPPSSSASSFSYRFSDLDSASVDSDMYDLPKKEDALLYQSKGYNDDYYEESYLTTRTYGEPESMGTSKGFRQPSASLSDADPFHRQVRDDNLFSLEEEGKDRERLLYGRDSAYQNIAHYRPISNISRSSLGLSYYPTSSSTSSVSSSSSLAPSWLTRRAIRPEKQAPGAAGLGQDRQVPLWGQVLLFLVFAAFLLFVYYSMQAEDGNPFWAEP; this is encoded by the exons ATGGACGACTACGCAGTCCTCTCGGACTCCGAGCTGGCCGCCGTGCTGCGCCAGTACAACATCCCACACGGGCCCGTCGTCG GTTCCACTCGCAAGCTCTACGAAAAGAAAATCTTCGAGTATGAGACCCAGAGGCGGAGGCTCTCGCCCCCGAGCTCGTCCGCATCCTCTTTCTCCTATCGGTTCTCGG ACTTAGATTCGGCGTCCGTGGACTCGGATATGTATGATCTGCCCAAGAAAGAGGACGCCTTACTTTACCAGAGCAAGG GCTATAATGATGACTACTATGAGGAGAGTTACTTGACCACCAGGACTTACGGGGAGCCTGAGTCTATGGGCACATCCAAGGGCTTCCGCCAGCCCTCAGCTTCACTCTCAGATGCTGACCCCTTTCACCGCCAG GTCCGTGATGACAATCTTTTCTCTTTGGAAGAGGAAGGCAAGGATCG GGAACGCCTCCTGTATGGCCGGGACAGTGCCTACCAGAACATTGCACACTACCGCCCTATTTCCAACATCTCCAGaagctccctgggcctgtcctattaTCCCACATCCTCCTCCACCTCGAGTGTGTCCTCATCTTCATCTTTGGCCCCTTCGTGGCTCACCCGCAGAGCCATCCGGCCTGAAAAGCAGGCCCCTGGGGCTGCCGGCCTGGGCCAGGATCGCCAGGTCCCGCTCTGGGGCCAGGTGCTGCTGTTCCTGGTCTTTGCTGCCTTCCTGCTCTTTGTTTACTACTCCATGCAGGCCGAGGATGGCAACCCTTTCTGGGCAGAGCCCTAA